A single genomic interval of Drosophila virilis strain 15010-1051.87 chromosome 2, Dvir_AGI_RSII-ME, whole genome shotgun sequence harbors:
- the LOC26531925 gene encoding uncharacterized protein isoform X8: protein MSEVFCDRAARWFLSSGLRDMPCSVFRMGFLEFFLPQRYFERLEDQIRSRRQRVGDEFKKYLIELRALMHHARYETARELHRIYENAAPEYKLYVRRQDFSTLAQLAVEYETVMREREWNTREAGQGIRWSRAQIARNGKGRNSPRGDT, encoded by the coding sequence ATGAGCGAGGTATTCTGCGACAGGGCCGCTCGGTGGTTCTTGAGCAGTGGGCTTAGAGATATGCCGTGCTCGGTGTTCAGGATGGGCTTCTTGGAGTTCTTCCTGCCCCAACGCTACTTCGAAAGGCTTGAGGACCAAATCCGGTCGCGCAGGCAACGCGTGGGAGACGAGTTCAAGAAGTACCTGATAGAGCTGAGAGCTCTGATGCATCACGCCAGATACGAAACTGCACGGGAGTTACATCGGATCTACGAAAACGCCGCTCCCGAATATAAACTCTACGTGCGTCGGCAAGATTTCTCCACGCTGGCACAGCTGGCAGTGGAGTACGAGACGGtgatgagagagagagagtggaaTACTCGGGAAGCAGGGCAGGGAATCAGGTGGTCACGAGCTCAAATAGCGCGGAATGGGAAAGGGCGGAACAGCCCCCGGGGGGACACCTAA